In the Chroococcidiopsis sp. SAG 2025 genome, one interval contains:
- a CDS encoding ComEC/Rec2 family competence protein: protein MTPITGVLLCLAYILGLLSTAIAWGGCGLLVIGIIVTVLASFGRRSIYRNKLPNNFWQVKPQIWLLAGLIGFSATIYIQIRTPYPGENDISKVIATNAQNPVQVVTVQGTITSTPRLTRSQRSQFWLEPFYLNIDNDISKDVTGKLYTTVPLLQATGLHEGSRITVTGILYKPKSANNPRGFNFQAYLAREGSFAGLKGKEVSLIDSDINQNTNNWGWWAVRQKILRSQVHLLGVPEGVLVSAMVLGNRVVDLPSSVSDSFIRVGLAHALAASGFQVSLILGVVLAIAQRFSNRLQFIIGVSALLIFLGLTGLQPSVLRAVIMGIGALTALALERKVKPLGLILLAAAVLLTVNPNWIWDLGFEFSFLATLGLIVTVPASIKKLDWLPPAIATLIAVPISAYIWTIPLQIYNFGLISPYSILVNMITTIPVSIISLGAFISAIAALIHPAMGSALAWLLYYPAYYLMELVDFFAGLPGAATAVGIISPLQLVIIYGLFILTCIQKWWQKKWWFVVPIVISLVFIPVWQTQASLFRVTVLAVGKEPVLVIQDRSKVLLLNSGNETTSRFTVLPFLQQQGINQLDWAVAAEPNSINSLNDWSLLLQNLSVKNFYNCPSRDRNTTITSKLSNINCQQLLPDREISTGSMLIKLLNAQQQILQMQIQDKTWLILGEREIGKANERLPHAQVLVWSGEKLDSSLIAAVKPEVAIASSAKLDPKTMAELQQGKTKVFLTGRDGAVQWTPKGKFEIAVETVEDKASAL, encoded by the coding sequence ATGACTCCGATTACTGGTGTTCTACTCTGTCTTGCTTACATTTTAGGTTTATTGTCTACAGCGATTGCATGGGGAGGCTGTGGATTACTGGTTATAGGAATTATAGTAACAGTATTAGCTAGTTTTGGTAGAAGAAGTATTTACAGAAATAAACTTCCGAATAACTTTTGGCAAGTCAAGCCGCAAATATGGTTATTAGCTGGTTTAATTGGTTTTAGTGCAACTATATATATTCAAATAAGAACGCCCTATCCTGGTGAGAATGATATTAGCAAGGTTATAGCTACTAATGCCCAAAATCCAGTACAAGTTGTCACTGTTCAGGGAACAATTACTAGTACACCACGTTTAACGAGAAGCCAGCGATCGCAATTTTGGCTAGAACCGTTTTATTTAAATATTGACAACGATATTAGTAAAGATGTAACTGGTAAATTATATACAACTGTACCTTTATTACAAGCAACTGGATTGCATGAAGGGTCAAGAATTACTGTCACAGGAATTTTATATAAACCTAAATCAGCAAATAACCCAAGAGGATTTAATTTTCAAGCTTATCTAGCCAGAGAGGGTAGTTTTGCTGGTTTGAAAGGAAAAGAAGTTAGTTTAATTGACTCAGATATCAATCAGAATACCAACAATTGGGGATGGTGGGCAGTCAGACAAAAAATTCTTCGTTCTCAGGTACACTTGTTAGGCGTACCAGAAGGAGTTTTAGTGAGTGCGATGGTTTTAGGAAACCGCGTAGTTGACTTACCATCTTCTGTTAGTGACTCATTTATTCGAGTTGGTCTAGCTCATGCCTTGGCTGCATCTGGTTTTCAAGTATCTTTAATTTTAGGAGTTGTCTTAGCGATCGCTCAACGTTTTTCTAATCGACTTCAATTTATCATTGGAGTATCGGCACTACTAATTTTTCTTGGTCTTACAGGTTTACAACCATCAGTATTAAGAGCAGTTATTATGGGAATTGGTGCTTTAACTGCTCTAGCGTTGGAACGGAAAGTTAAACCTTTAGGCTTAATTTTATTAGCTGCTGCTGTGTTATTAACTGTAAATCCAAATTGGATTTGGGATTTAGGTTTTGAGTTTAGCTTTTTAGCAACTTTGGGATTAATAGTAACAGTGCCAGCTTCGATCAAAAAACTAGATTGGCTACCACCTGCGATCGCTACTTTAATCGCAGTGCCAATTTCAGCTTATATTTGGACGATTCCGCTACAAATATATAATTTTGGCTTAATTTCTCCTTATAGTATTTTAGTTAATATGATAACGACAATACCAGTTTCAATTATTAGCTTAGGAGCTTTTATCAGTGCGATCGCAGCGTTAATTCATCCAGCTATGGGGAGTGCTTTAGCTTGGTTATTATATTATCCAGCTTATTACCTCATGGAACTCGTCGATTTTTTTGCTGGACTGCCAGGAGCAGCAACCGCTGTAGGAATCATATCCCCGTTACAGCTCGTAATAATATATGGGTTATTTATCTTAACTTGCATTCAAAAATGGTGGCAGAAAAAATGGTGGTTTGTAGTGCCGATCGTGATTAGCTTGGTATTCATTCCAGTTTGGCAAACTCAAGCGAGCTTATTCCGAGTTACAGTTTTAGCAGTAGGAAAAGAACCTGTTTTAGTAATACAAGATCGTAGTAAAGTTTTACTATTGAATAGTGGAAATGAAACTACTTCTAGGTTTACAGTTTTACCTTTTTTACAACAACAAGGAATTAATCAGCTTGATTGGGCAGTAGCAGCAGAGCCTAATTCGATAAATAGCCTCAACGATTGGTCGTTGCTTTTGCAAAATTTATCAGTTAAAAACTTTTATAATTGCCCTAGTCGCGATCGCAATACAACAATTACTTCCAAACTATCCAATATAAACTGCCAGCAGTTACTTCCAGATCGAGAAATATCTACAGGTTCGATGCTAATTAAGCTACTCAATGCCCAACAACAGATTTTACAGATGCAGATCCAAGATAAGACATGGCTAATTTTAGGGGAAAGAGAGATAGGGAAAGCGAATGAGAGATTGCCACATGCTCAGGTATTGGTATGGTCGGGAGAGAAACTAGATTCTAGCTTGATTGCAGCAGTAAAGCCGGAAGTAGCGATCGCCTCTAGTGCTAAACTCGATCCGAAGACGATGGCTGAATTGCAACAAGGCAAAACTAAAGTGTTCTTGACGGGAAGAGACGGTGCAGTGCAGTGGACACCCAAAGGTAAGTTTGAGATTGCTGTAGAAACAGTTGAAGACAAGGCATCTGCACTGTAA
- a CDS encoding DUF4079 domain-containing protein has protein sequence MGNLRDLLEPIAAWFRSLGIPEPIVHWGHPLMMGIVVFVMGSFVGFAGWRSRIVADRDVATESAIAHRTLAPWMFGFMAAGYTGGLLSLVMQQQPILKSPHFWTGSIVLLLLLLNGALALLGFGKEKGTLRTVHAYLGSTALCLMFLHAVLGLRLGLAI, from the coding sequence ATGGGTAATCTGAGGGATCTATTGGAACCGATCGCCGCTTGGTTTCGCAGTTTAGGCATTCCAGAACCAATCGTACACTGGGGACATCCCTTAATGATGGGAATTGTCGTGTTTGTGATGGGTAGTTTTGTTGGATTTGCGGGATGGCGTAGCAGAATAGTTGCAGATCGAGACGTTGCAACGGAAAGTGCGATCGCTCACCGCACTCTAGCACCTTGGATGTTTGGTTTTATGGCGGCTGGCTATACGGGTGGCTTGCTGTCACTGGTAATGCAGCAACAACCAATATTGAAAAGTCCTCATTTTTGGACTGGATCGATTGTACTATTGCTGTTGCTGCTAAATGGAGCGTTAGCATTATTAGGTTTTGGCAAGGAAAAAGGTACTTTACGCACAGTTCACGCTTACTTGGGTAGTACGGCGCTTTGTCTAATGTTCCTCCATGCTGTTTTAGGGTTAAGGCTGGGTTTAGCAATTTAA
- the glyQ gene encoding glycine--tRNA ligase subunit alpha, with protein sequence MNFQSVIAVLHKFWGDRGCLIAQPYDTEKGAGTKNPHTFLRALGPEPWSVAYIEPCRRPTDGRYGENPNRFQHYYQYQVLIKPSPENIQGIYLDSLRALGIHPEDHDIRFVEDNWEDATVGAWGTGWEVWLDGMEITQFTYFQQCGGIDCRPVSIEITYGLERLAMYLQGVEAFTKLKWTDDITYGDVHLQGEIEQCTYNFEASNPEMLLTLFNMYEQEAEQLTQRALVLPSLDYILKCSHTFNLIDARGVISVTERTRYIGRIRHLARKVAQLYIQQREALGFPLLHKAKG encoded by the coding sequence GTGAACTTTCAATCAGTGATTGCTGTACTACATAAGTTTTGGGGCGATCGCGGTTGCTTGATTGCCCAACCCTATGACACGGAGAAAGGTGCAGGTACGAAGAACCCCCACACTTTTTTAAGAGCCTTGGGACCTGAACCGTGGTCAGTTGCTTATATTGAGCCTTGCCGTCGTCCTACAGATGGACGCTACGGAGAAAATCCCAATCGCTTTCAACACTACTATCAATACCAAGTGTTGATTAAACCTTCTCCTGAAAACATACAAGGTATATATCTCGATTCTTTGAGAGCTTTGGGTATCCACCCAGAAGATCATGATATTCGTTTTGTAGAAGATAACTGGGAAGATGCAACTGTGGGTGCTTGGGGTACTGGCTGGGAAGTTTGGCTTGACGGGATGGAAATTACTCAATTTACCTACTTTCAACAGTGTGGGGGGATTGATTGTCGTCCTGTTTCAATTGAAATTACCTACGGCTTGGAACGACTAGCCATGTACCTCCAGGGAGTAGAGGCGTTTACCAAGTTGAAATGGACGGACGATATTACCTACGGGGACGTTCATCTCCAAGGAGAAATCGAGCAGTGTACGTATAACTTTGAAGCCTCTAACCCTGAAATGTTGCTGACGCTGTTTAATATGTACGAGCAGGAAGCAGAACAGCTAACTCAAAGAGCATTGGTTTTACCTAGCTTGGATTACATTCTGAAGTGTTCTCACACCTTTAACCTAATAGATGCTAGGGGAGTGATTTCTGTCACGGAACGGACTCGTTACATTGGTAGAATTCGGCATTTGGCAAGAAAAGTTGCTCAACTATACATCCAGCAACGAGAAGCATTAGGATTTCCACTGTTGCACAAAGCAAAAGGATAG
- a CDS encoding NYN domain-containing protein: MQGELPFRATRLAVLIDADNANANLVEPLLKEIAKYGTANVKRIYGDWTRPQLSSWKDKLHKFVIQPIQQFSYTSGKNATDSALIIDAMDLLYTSNFDGFCIVSSDSDFTKLACRIRESGLFVYGFGEKKTPEPFQKACDKFTYTENLEELEEKEGQKSELSSTERKAQSSAKLKQNQKLVNLVKTAYDSITEEEGWASLGELGIQLNKLDSSFDSRNYGYKKLGELIRAIDIFEINTIPHEKNPAVKALYIKLKN, translated from the coding sequence ATGCAGGGAGAATTACCATTTAGAGCGACTAGGCTGGCTGTATTAATTGATGCTGATAATGCTAATGCCAACTTAGTTGAGCCTCTACTCAAAGAAATTGCGAAATATGGTACTGCTAATGTTAAACGAATTTATGGTGATTGGACGCGACCGCAACTGAGTAGCTGGAAAGATAAGCTGCATAAATTTGTCATACAACCCATACAACAGTTTAGTTACACATCAGGCAAGAATGCAACTGATAGTGCATTAATTATTGATGCAATGGATCTGCTATACACTAGCAATTTTGATGGTTTTTGTATTGTTTCAAGTGATAGTGATTTTACTAAACTAGCTTGCAGAATTCGAGAGTCTGGATTATTTGTATATGGCTTTGGTGAGAAAAAGACTCCTGAACCTTTTCAAAAAGCTTGTGATAAGTTTACTTATACAGAAAACTTAGAAGAATTAGAAGAAAAAGAAGGGCAAAAATCAGAGCTTTCCTCAACAGAAAGAAAAGCACAAAGTAGTGCGAAACTTAAGCAAAATCAGAAACTAGTAAATCTTGTTAAAACCGCTTATGATTCTATTACCGAAGAGGAAGGCTGGGCGAGTCTAGGAGAACTGGGAATTCAACTTAACAAGTTAGATTCATCTTTTGATTCTAGAAATTATGGTTATAAAAAGCTTGGAGAATTGATTCGAGCAATTGATATATTTGAAATTAATACAATACCGCATGAAAAAAATCCAGCAGTTAAAGCTTTATATATTAAATTAAAAAATTAA
- a CDS encoding TRAP transporter substrate-binding protein — translation MKRRRFIAKTTTAAATTTALGACVRVQTNNAQQAGALPKVRWRMATSWPKALGIFGGAETFSKRVQEMSNGRFIITPFVAGELVPGLQVLDAVQAGTVECGHTAGYYYIGKNAALAFATSVPFGLTAQQQNAWLYHGGGLEAMQKLYADFNVINFPAGNSGAQMGGWFKREIKSVADLNGLKMRIPGLGGQVMSRLGVNVQVLPGGEIYLALDRGAIDAAEWVGPYDDEKLGLNKAAKFYYYPGWWEPGPTWEVLVNRAAWDKLPKEYQEILKSAATDANMDNLAQYNALNGAALDRLVKGGTRLTPYTKEIMQAAQKATTDLLSENATKDATFKQIYQQWDAFRAQVYRWNEINELSFTSFTFPSV, via the coding sequence ATGAAACGGCGACGATTTATTGCCAAAACGACTACGGCTGCTGCTACCACCACAGCTTTAGGTGCTTGCGTCCGCGTGCAAACCAATAACGCCCAGCAAGCAGGTGCTTTACCGAAGGTACGATGGCGCATGGCTACAAGTTGGCCTAAAGCTTTGGGGATTTTCGGTGGTGCGGAAACCTTCAGCAAGCGCGTGCAGGAAATGTCAAATGGGCGGTTTATCATCACGCCATTTGTAGCAGGAGAATTAGTCCCAGGATTGCAAGTTCTAGATGCAGTCCAAGCAGGAACGGTTGAATGCGGTCATACTGCAGGTTACTACTATATTGGTAAAAATGCTGCCCTTGCCTTTGCCACATCCGTACCGTTTGGACTAACTGCCCAGCAGCAGAATGCTTGGTTGTATCACGGTGGTGGTTTGGAAGCAATGCAAAAGCTTTATGCTGATTTCAACGTGATTAATTTTCCGGCTGGTAACTCTGGGGCGCAAATGGGTGGCTGGTTCAAGCGAGAAATTAAATCAGTTGCCGACTTGAACGGTTTAAAGATGAGAATTCCTGGCTTGGGAGGTCAGGTGATGTCACGCTTGGGCGTGAACGTGCAGGTGTTACCTGGCGGAGAGATTTATCTAGCACTAGACCGAGGTGCGATCGATGCAGCAGAATGGGTTGGTCCTTACGATGATGAAAAATTAGGTCTCAATAAGGCAGCAAAGTTTTATTACTACCCGGGTTGGTGGGAACCAGGACCAACTTGGGAAGTATTAGTCAATCGTGCTGCTTGGGATAAGCTGCCAAAGGAATATCAAGAAATTCTCAAGAGTGCTGCTACAGATGCCAATATGGATAATTTGGCTCAATACAATGCTTTAAATGGGGCAGCATTAGACCGGCTCGTGAAGGGGGGAACAAGGCTAACTCCTTATACTAAGGAAATTATGCAAGCAGCACAAAAGGCAACCACCGATTTGTTGTCTGAAAATGCTACTAAAGATGCGACTTTTAAACAGATTTACCAGCAATGGGATGCGTTTCGCGCCCAAGTTTATAGGTGGAATGAGATTAATGAGTTGAGTTTTACTAGTTTTACATTTCCATCTGTTTGA